A stretch of the Actinomyces qiguomingii genome encodes the following:
- a CDS encoding glycosyltransferase, giving the protein MTRIGYVLKVYPRFSETFVVTEMLAREALGDDLTIYALRPTTDSRFHPEIARIRAQVNWVPRPRRAVDMWGLLAGSLKEPDMRTHLAEILPAVADLPGDEVAQGAALARSARDAGITHLHAHFASLAGRTAWIASRLSGIPYTVTTHAKDIYHESVSQLWLRRICADADRVIAISHYNQRNLHSLLAGTGARIELRYNALELDRFPFRPPAPADGPLRIAAVGRLVAKKGFDDLIDAVGILTQAGVPAVLDIAGEGEERDNLAGRITAQGLADRINLLGPLTQEEVRALLGRAQVFAAPCKPADDGNIDGLPTVVLESMACGTPVIATDVSGLPEVVRDGDTGILLPHSNPQALARALRELAEGTVDPQPLARNARALIERDFDSRTQAAALSAWQSTPELQEIH; this is encoded by the coding sequence ATGACCCGCATCGGCTACGTCCTCAAGGTCTACCCCCGCTTCTCGGAGACCTTCGTAGTCACCGAGATGCTCGCCCGCGAGGCTCTGGGCGACGACCTGACCATCTACGCCCTGCGTCCCACCACCGACTCCCGCTTCCACCCCGAGATCGCCCGCATTCGGGCGCAGGTGAACTGGGTGCCGCGGCCACGCCGCGCCGTCGACATGTGGGGGCTGCTGGCCGGTTCCCTCAAGGAGCCGGACATGCGCACGCACCTGGCCGAGATCCTGCCCGCCGTGGCGGATCTGCCCGGTGACGAGGTCGCCCAGGGGGCGGCGCTGGCCCGCAGCGCCCGTGACGCGGGCATCACCCATCTGCACGCCCACTTCGCCTCTCTAGCGGGCCGCACCGCCTGGATCGCCTCCCGTCTGAGTGGCATCCCCTACACGGTGACGACCCACGCCAAGGACATCTACCACGAGTCCGTCAGCCAGCTGTGGCTGCGTCGAATCTGCGCCGACGCCGATCGCGTGATCGCCATCAGCCACTACAACCAGCGCAACCTGCACTCACTGCTGGCAGGCACCGGCGCCCGCATCGAGCTGCGCTACAACGCCCTGGAGCTGGACCGCTTCCCGTTCCGTCCACCCGCACCCGCCGACGGTCCCCTGCGTATCGCGGCGGTGGGCCGGCTGGTGGCCAAGAAGGGCTTCGACGACCTCATCGACGCCGTCGGCATCCTCACCCAGGCCGGCGTGCCCGCAGTGTTGGACATCGCCGGTGAGGGAGAGGAACGCGACAACCTGGCCGGACGCATCACCGCCCAGGGCCTGGCCGACCGGATCAACCTGTTGGGGCCGCTAACCCAAGAGGAGGTGCGCGCCCTGCTGGGTCGCGCCCAGGTGTTCGCCGCCCCCTGCAAACCCGCCGATGACGGCAATATCGACGGCCTGCCCACCGTGGTGCTGGAGTCCATGGCCTGCGGCACGCCCGTGATCGCCACCGACGTTTCCGGATTGCCGGAAGTGGTGCGCGACGGCGACACCGGGATCCTGCTGCCGCACAGCAACCCGCAGGCGCTGGCCCGCGCCCTGCGGGAGTTGGCGGAGGGAACCGTCGACCCGCAGCCATTGGCCCGCAACGCCCGCGCCCTGATCGAGCGGGACTTCGACTCCCGCACCCAGGCAGCGGCCCTGTCCGCCTGGCAGTCCACCCCAGAACTTCAGGAGATTCACTAA
- a CDS encoding glycosyltransferase family protein, with translation MTRIRPLSLPLNPPHPGSNPAPAALSLAPDPTPISAAPTLSPTPAPAHTRALARPAAPRSLRVLLYSHDAQGLGHLRRNLALAHRLASDLPALTGASITGLLVAGVSPSPGFSLPAGFDWLVLPGFTKAPGGYRPRGLRGTPDSLATLRSGLVASALQRFAPHLVIVDRHIYGVRKELRAPLRHLRAVSPDTRIVLGLREVLDAPEVADAEWRNLDTPGNLRNIIDEVWVYGDPAVHNPVATGEVPASLRDRAVFTGYLANGRSLLDRGRCEMSEPFVLTTVGGGSDGFELLRSAARMTPPPGYKHVLVTGPQLEENGFDAVQSVAGPDTEVHRSLPGLSRWIERASAVVAMGGYNTACEILATSTPALIVPREQPRREQLIRARALQAVGAVDYVRTEELTARVLSDWAARAVSRRVPRTGLETDGLPAAARRAAALLQTQLDSTPAFKEMAS, from the coding sequence ATGACTCGCATACGCCCCCTATCGCTGCCCCTTAACCCGCCGCATCCGGGAAGCAACCCGGCCCCGGCGGCGCTCAGCCTGGCCCCCGACCCGACGCCGATTTCCGCGGCACCCACCCTGTCCCCCACTCCGGCGCCGGCGCACACACGGGCCTTGGCACGACCTGCCGCACCGCGTTCACTACGGGTATTGCTCTACAGCCATGACGCTCAGGGCCTGGGTCACCTGCGTCGTAATCTGGCCCTCGCGCACCGGCTCGCCAGCGATCTACCCGCACTGACCGGCGCCTCGATCACCGGCCTACTGGTGGCCGGAGTATCCCCCTCCCCCGGCTTCTCCCTGCCCGCAGGCTTCGACTGGCTGGTGCTGCCGGGCTTCACCAAGGCGCCCGGCGGCTACCGGCCCCGCGGGTTGCGCGGCACCCCCGACTCGCTGGCGACGCTGCGCTCCGGTCTGGTGGCCTCCGCCCTGCAACGCTTCGCGCCCCACCTAGTGATCGTGGACCGCCACATCTACGGGGTGCGTAAGGAGCTACGCGCCCCACTGCGGCACCTGCGCGCCGTCTCCCCCGACACACGTATAGTTCTAGGGCTGCGTGAAGTGTTGGATGCACCGGAGGTGGCCGACGCCGAATGGCGCAACCTGGACACCCCCGGCAACCTGCGCAACATCATCGACGAGGTCTGGGTCTACGGAGACCCCGCCGTGCACAATCCCGTCGCCACCGGCGAAGTTCCCGCCTCATTGCGCGACCGCGCCGTGTTCACCGGCTACCTGGCCAATGGCCGCAGCCTGCTGGACCGCGGTCGCTGTGAGATGTCCGAGCCCTTCGTCTTGACCACAGTCGGCGGCGGCTCCGACGGCTTCGAGCTCCTGCGCAGCGCCGCCCGCATGACCCCTCCCCCCGGCTACAAGCACGTCCTGGTCACCGGCCCGCAGCTGGAAGAGAACGGATTCGACGCCGTACAGTCGGTGGCCGGTCCCGACACCGAGGTGCACCGCTCGCTGCCCGGGCTGAGCCGATGGATCGAGCGCGCCTCCGCGGTGGTAGCCATGGGCGGTTACAACACCGCCTGCGAGATCCTGGCCACCTCCACTCCCGCCCTAATCGTCCCCCGCGAGCAGCCACGCCGGGAACAGCTCATCCGGGCCCGCGCTCTTCAGGCGGTCGGTGCCGTCGACTACGTGCGCACCGAGGAACTAACTGCCCGTGTGCTGTCCGACTGGGCCGCCCGCGCGGTGAGCCGACGCGTGCCCCGCACCGGCCTGGAAACCGACGGACTGCCCGCGGCGGCCCGCCGCGCCGCCGCCCTGCTGCAAACCCAGCTCGATTCCACACCCGCATTCAAGGAGATGGCCTCATGA
- a CDS encoding anaerobic C4-dicarboxylate transporter family protein, with the protein MMIWFHLAVVLLFIVIGARMGGVGIGLAGGAGILVLVATGVHTSTEAAPWEVIGIIMSVICTVAALQLAGAMDHLVHLTEVLLRRHPKQIVFLAPIVTYLMSLLCGTGHTAYSVIPVIVDVAKGHGIRPSRPLSIAVVSSQVGVAASPISAAMVALVVALEPIGIGYLQCLAIVIPTTFIGCMVGAVVAYFQGSELEDDPVYIERKAKGLVKPSAAAASDYKAAPSAVPALTIFMIALIVVVTYATVASPELNIMSAPPMGSTPAIMTIMLATAAIICAVAKKPTAQIATQDTFRAGMTAAVCILGLAWLGNAFVNHYEETISDALSGPFQAAPWLVAVFFYFAAPLMFSHAATTRAFMPLMVALGLPGTALLASYPAVANYYLLPNYPTTVAAMEMDDTGSTRVGKVVLNHPFVLPGTAAIIVCVALGFLAAPFVV; encoded by the coding sequence ATGATGATCTGGTTCCATCTGGCCGTCGTCTTACTGTTCATAGTCATCGGTGCCCGTATGGGAGGTGTCGGCATCGGTCTGGCAGGCGGCGCCGGCATCCTCGTGCTGGTGGCAACAGGCGTGCACACCTCAACCGAGGCCGCCCCCTGGGAGGTCATCGGCATCATCATGTCGGTGATCTGCACGGTCGCCGCGCTACAACTCGCCGGCGCCATGGACCATCTGGTTCATCTCACCGAGGTCCTTCTACGTAGGCACCCCAAACAGATCGTGTTCCTGGCGCCGATCGTCACCTACCTGATGTCCCTGCTGTGCGGCACCGGACACACCGCCTACTCCGTCATCCCGGTGATCGTAGATGTCGCCAAGGGGCACGGCATCCGCCCCTCGCGTCCGTTGTCCATCGCCGTGGTCTCCTCGCAGGTCGGCGTAGCCGCCTCCCCCATCTCCGCAGCCATGGTGGCTCTCGTCGTCGCTCTGGAACCGATCGGTATCGGTTACCTGCAGTGCCTGGCCATCGTCATCCCCACCACTTTCATCGGCTGCATGGTCGGCGCCGTCGTCGCCTACTTCCAGGGCTCCGAGCTGGAGGACGACCCGGTTTACATCGAGCGCAAGGCCAAAGGCCTGGTCAAGCCCTCCGCCGCTGCCGCCTCCGACTACAAGGCAGCCCCCAGCGCGGTGCCGGCCCTGACCATCTTCATGATCGCCCTCATCGTGGTGGTCACCTATGCCACCGTCGCCTCTCCCGAGCTGAACATCATGTCCGCCCCGCCGATGGGCTCCACCCCGGCGATCATGACGATCATGCTGGCCACCGCCGCGATTATTTGCGCCGTAGCGAAAAAGCCCACCGCACAGATCGCCACCCAGGACACCTTCCGCGCCGGCATGACCGCCGCCGTGTGCATCCTCGGCCTGGCCTGGCTGGGCAATGCCTTTGTCAACCACTACGAGGAGACCATCTCCGACGCCCTGTCCGGCCCCTTCCAGGCTGCGCCTTGGCTGGTTGCGGTCTTCTTCTACTTCGCCGCGCCGCTGATGTTCTCCCACGCCGCCACCACGCGCGCATTTATGCCGCTCATGGTGGCCCTGGGTCTGCCGGGCACGGCCCTGCTGGCCTCCTATCCCGCCGTGGCCAACTACTACCTGCTGCCCAACTACCCGACCACCGTTGCGGCCATGGAGATGGACGACACCGGCTCCACCCGGGTGGGCAAGGTGGTGCTCAACCACCCCTTCGTGCTTCCCGGAACCGCCGCCATCATCGTATGTGTGGCGCTGGGATTCCTAGCCGCGCCGTTCGTCGTGTGA
- the nadD gene encoding nicotinate-nucleotide adenylyltransferase, with product MSGSSARPLRIGIMGGTFDPVHHGHLVAASEVQDVFGLDEVIFVPTWAQPFKKDRRVSPAEHRYLMTVIATASNPRFTVSRVDIDRGGTTYTIDTLHDIMAEYPGAELYFITGADALAQILTWKDNEEILSLAHMVGVTRPGHVLTDTGLPADKISLVEVPAMAISSTDCRERVGRGGPVWYLVPDGVVQYIRKYGLYRVPGRSTSTTSMTAHVAREQSLRKENDGE from the coding sequence GTGAGTGGCAGCAGTGCGCGTCCCCTGCGCATAGGGATCATGGGTGGCACCTTTGATCCCGTCCACCACGGCCACCTCGTGGCCGCCTCGGAGGTGCAGGACGTCTTCGGTCTGGATGAGGTCATCTTCGTTCCCACCTGGGCGCAGCCCTTCAAGAAGGATCGACGGGTCTCACCGGCCGAGCACCGCTACCTGATGACGGTGATCGCGACCGCCTCCAACCCGCGTTTCACGGTCTCCCGAGTGGACATCGACCGGGGCGGCACGACCTACACGATCGACACGCTCCACGACATCATGGCGGAGTATCCGGGCGCCGAGCTGTACTTCATCACCGGTGCGGATGCCCTGGCACAGATACTCACCTGGAAGGACAACGAGGAGATCCTCTCCCTGGCACATATGGTCGGGGTGACCCGGCCGGGTCATGTACTCACTGATACCGGCCTGCCCGCGGACAAGATCTCGCTGGTGGAGGTGCCCGCCATGGCGATCTCCTCGACCGACTGCCGTGAGCGGGTCGGTCGGGGTGGTCCCGTGTGGTACCTCGTTCCCGACGGCGTGGTCCAGTACATCCGCAAGTACGGTCTGTACCGCGTGCCCGGGCGGTCGACGTCGACAACATCGATGACCGCCCATGTCGCGCGTGAGCAGTCCCTGAGGAAGGAGAACGACGGTGAGTGA